GCCACGGGCGGCTTGAGACACCGGGCCTTCGGTCTCCGGACCTTCAGGCACCGGAGCTTCAGGCTTCGGACCTTCAGGTACCGGCAGGCTGCGGACCTTCAGGCTCCGGACCGGGCGCGGACCTTCAGGCTCCGGACCGGGCGCGGACCTCTCCGCCGCCGCAGCCCGTCATGAACGCCTTGCCCGTCACGGACGTGATGCCCGCCAGGGGCGCCTTGCCCGTCACGGACGTCGTGCCCGTCACCGAAGCCCCGCCCTCTGCGAGAGCCCCGCCGCCACGGTGGCTCCGAGGGGATCCGTACGCCTCCGGCGGCGACGGAGCCCGCGCGAGCTGCGTGACCCGTGGACCTCCCCCCACCCCACGGGTTCCCGCCGCAGCGCCCGCGGAGGTCCCGTGACTCCCGCGAGTTCACCCCCACATGCATCGCCCACGGTTCAGTCGCCCCCGGTTCAGTCGCCGCGGGATCCCGACAACGCGGGCTCCAGAAGGTCCCACACCTCGCTCACCAGCTCGGCGGGACCGGTCGCGTCCGTCGCCGTCACCACGGCGGGGGCCCCGACGAGGAGGGCCACGACGAGCCGGGCCAGCAGGTCGGCCGAGTGGGCGGTGCGGACGGAACCTTCCTCCTGGCCCTTGCGGACGAGGAGGGCCACGACACGACAGAGCTCGCCGAGGGGGGCGGGCGAGGTCCCTTCGGCGAGGGCGGTGTCCATGACCAGGCGCAGTCCGGCGGCGAAGGGCACGTCCTCGTACACCCGGCGGGCGAGGCCGACGAGCAGTCTCCGCAGGGTGGGCAGTGCGGCGCCGCTCTCCTCCGCCTCGCCGGCGGCGGTGGCGAGGGCGTCGGCCCAGGCGGCCTCGAAGGAGCGGGTCAGTTCGCCCGCGAGATCGGCCTTCGAGGAGAAGTGCCCGTAGAGGGCTCCTTTGGTCAGTCCGGTGCGGGCCGTGATGTCGGCCAGGTTCGTCCCCGCGAATCCGTGCAGGGCGAACTCGGCGGCTGCCGCGCCGAGCACCAGGTCATAGGTCATGCGGGCCCTGTCCTGTTGCCTCACCGAGCGTCCGCCTCCTTCTGCTGTGGCTGCCCTCCATGGCTTTCATGACGGCCTCTCAGAAAATACCTTCCGGACCGAATCTTTTTCTACTCGCATCAGGACCACCACTGAACCTCCACGCAAAGGAGTACTCGTCATGACAGTCGTCGACGCCCCCGCCTTCGTCACGGCCGACCACCTGCGGGCCGCCGCCGCGCGCCACGCCGAGGAGGCGGAGCGGACCGGGCGGCTCCACCCCGAGGTCGTCGGGGCGATGACCGCCGTCGGTCTCGCCCGGCACTTCGTGCCCCGCCGCTGGGGCGGTACGGCCGGAGGCTTCGTCGAGCTGCTCGACACCGTCGCCGGAGCCGGTGCGGCCTGCGCCTCCACCGCCTGGTGCGCGGTGCTGCTCGCCGCCCACGGCCGCCTCGCCGCGCACCTTCCGTCCGAGGGGCAGCGCGAGGTGTGGGGCGACTCGCCCGACGTGCGCGTCGCGGCGGCGATCGTGCCCCCGGCCGGCCGGCTGGTCCGGGCGCCCGGCGGCTGGAGCCTGTCGGGGGAGTGGGCCTTCGCCAGCGGGATCGAGCACGCCGACTGGGTCCTCCTCGCCTCCCTCGACCACTCGGGGGCCGGGGCCCCCGCGTACCGGGTGCTCGCCGTGCCGCGCGAGGAGGTCGGGATCCGGCGGACCTGGGACGCGGTCGGGCTGCGCGCCACCGGCAGCCACAGCGTCACGGTCGACGGGGTGTACGTGCCCGAGCACCGCACCTTCCTCCGCGAAGCCCTCGTGGCCGGCGTCGCCGGCGCCGACGCGGCGCCCTGCCACCGGGTGCCGTACCAGCTGGTCGCCGCCCTCCTCTTCGCGCTGCCCGCGCTCGGCGCGGCGCGCGGGGCCCTGGACGCCTGGACCGGGCTCGTCGGCCCGCGCCGCCTCCCCGACGGGCGGCCGCTCACCGGCGACCCCACGGTCCAGCAGACCCTGGCCCGCTGCTCGGCGGAGATCGAGGCGGCCCGCCTGCTCCTGGAGACGGCGGCGACGAGAGCCGACGGCCGGGCGGCGGGGGAGACGGGGACCGCCTTCGGCCCGCGTGACGCGACGCTCGCCGCCGCCCTCGACCCGCGGGACCTGGTGGTTGCCGCCGCCCTCAACCAGCGGGACGTGGCGCTGGCCGTCGACCTCCTCACCGGTGCCGTCGAACGCCTGATGCGTACCGGCGGCGCCCGCGGCCTCCACGCCGGCGGCGGCCTGGAGCGCGCCTGGCGCGACATCCACGCGATCGCCGCCCACGCCGCCCTCCAGCCCGCCCCGGCGCCCGCCGCCTACGCGGCGACGGTCTTCCCGCCGGCCGTCTGACCGCCGCCGCCCCTGCCGGCGGGCGGCTGCGGGGGCACGCCGTTCCCGCGCCAGGCGGCGTAGATGCCGGCCACGGCGACGGCGATGCGGCCGGCGACCCCTGCGACCCCGGCGCGACGCCGCGAAGGACGAGGGCCGCGCCGGTGACGAGCACGGCGGGCCCGGCGCCCCCGGACTCGACCGCGGGGACTATACGTGCGATGTATACACCGCGCGTATAGTCGGGCCCATGGCACCGCCCACATCCACCCCCCTCGCCCCCCGCCTCCTCAAAGCGCTGATCGTCTCCACCCTCGGAGTCGCCGCCGCGCACCTGATCCTCTCCGACACGCTCTATCTCTCCTTCGCCGGTCAGGCCGCCTCCTCGCTCGGGGCCGGGCCCGGTTACTCCGCCGATCAGGCGTTCACCTCGGCGCTCATCAACACCTTCCTGGTCATGCCGGTGGTCCTGTGGATCGGGATGCTCGTCGCGGGGGAGCGGCGGGTGGGGTCGATGGTGCTCGTGGGGACGGTCGCCTGGGTCACCGCCGTCGGAAACGGCATCGACCTGATCGACGACGCCCCCGGCACCCTCCTCCCGTTCCGCTCCCTCGTCCTCGTCGTCGGAGTCACCGCCCTCGCCTCCCTCGTACGGAGGAGGAAGAGGCGCTAGGCCGCCTGGAGCGCGTCCACGACCACCATCCGGCGGACCCTGCGGGCCGGCAGGACCGAGGCCGCGACGCCCGTGAGGACGGTGGCCGCGAGGATCGCCAGGATCGTCAGGGCCGTACCGCCCGAGGAGGCCAGGGCTTCCAGCGGCGAGACGTGGCCCGCCAGGACGGAGCGGGCGGCCAGCGTCCCGTACAGCAGGCCGAGGAGAGTGCCGGCGAGCGCCCCGGTGAGCGCGAGCAGCACCGATTCCAGGGTCAGCATGCGGCGCAGCTGCTCGCCCGCGAGGCCGATCGCGCGGAGCATCCCGAACTCGCGGGTGCGTTCCTCCACCGTCAGCATCAGGGTGGCGGCGACGCCGAGCGCGGCGATCGCGATGGAGAAGCCGAGCAGGACGGTGACGACGAGCATCATCCGGTCGAGCAGGGAGCGGATGAGGTCGGCGTCGGAGCCGGTGTCGGCGATCCGGATCTCCGGGTGCGTGGCGAGCGCCCGCTCCACGGCCGCACGGGCCGCGTCGTGGCCGGTGTCGCCGGCCGGGTTGAGCAGCACGGTGGAGACCGTCGAGGCGTGCGGCGCGAGCCGGTCGAGGGTGGGGCCGGTGACGTACACCGCGGCCTCCGGGTAGAGGGAGACGGGGAGCGCCGCCGCGCCGGTCACGACCGTGAGCCGGGTGCCCGAGACGGTCAGTTCCCGGCGCTGGGCGAGGGCGATCGCCTCGCCGTCCTTCAGTGCGCGGGCCGCGCCGACGCCCTCCGCGTCCGGGTTGAGCCCGGCCGGGTCCGCGGCGGCGACGACCGTCTTCCGTCCGTCGACGGTGAGGGTCGCGGTACGGACCGGGGTGACGGTCAGCGCGCGTTCGGCGCGCAGCGCGGCGATCGCGTCGGCGGGCACCCGGCCGGTGTCCGTGTCGAGGGCGAAGACGGCCGGCATGCGGCTCGCGAGCATGCTGTCCAGGCCGCCCCCGGCCGCGCCGATCGCGGTCACGGCGGAGACGGCGACGGTCACGCCGACGAGCATCGCGGAGGAAGCGGCGGCGGTCCGGCGGGCGTCGGCCCGCAGCTGCTGCACGGACAGCCTGCCGACCGTGCCGAACGGGCGGCGCAGTGCGAGCCCGAGCAGTCCGACGAGCGGGGGCAACAGGTACCGGGCGTACCGGAGTACGGCGAAGAACGTGAGGATCGCGCCGAGCGTCACCAGCAGGAGGGAGAGCGGCGAGCCGCCGAACGCCCCGAGCACGAGCAGTCCCGCACCGGCCACGAGCATCAAGACCGACACGGCCTCGCGGACGGCGCGGCTGCCCGGCTCCGGCAGCTTCGCCGAGCCGCTCGCGGCGAGCGCGGCGACCGGCGGCACGGCCGCCGCGGCCCGTGCCGGCTTGCGGACCGCCCACAGGGTGAGCAGGACGCCGAAGACCCCGGCGAGGGCGAACGTCCACGGGCCCGGCACGAGGGAGACCTCGATCGGGCCGAGGTCGGCCAGGCCGTTGATCACGGTCGTGCCGAGCGCGCAGGCCGCGGCGCCCGCCACGAGCCCGGCGGTGGAGGCGAGCGCGCCGAGCATCAGGCCCTGGCGGCGGATGATCCGGAGGAGCTGGTCGCGGTCGGTGCCGACGCAGCGCAACAGGGCGAGCTGGCGGGCGCGTTGGGCGAGGACGACGGAGAAGGTGTTGGTGACGACCATGCGGGCCACGGCCATCGCGATGAGGACGAAGGACAGGGCGGCGGTCATGACGACCGCGTGCAGGGTCCTGGCGCCCTGGAGGGCGTTGCCCACGGCGCCGTCGTGGGTGTACGCGGACACCGTGCCGCCCAGCGCCTTCCTGGCCGCCTTCGCCACCGCGAGCGGGTCCGCGCCCTGGGCCACGGAGAGGTCGAGGTGGGTGGCCCGTACTCCCGTCGCGTACGTCTTCACCTGCGCGTACGGGACACCGATCGCGGGCTGCGAGCCGAGGGCCGCCGAGGCGGAGGTGTCGAGGAGGCCGGTGAGCCGGACGTCCGCTGTGCCGCCGTCGGCCCGCGTGACCCGTACGGTGCCGCCGGGCGCCGCGCCGACGCGTTCCGCGCTGTCCCGGTCGAGGACGACCTCGCCCGGGCCCTCGGGCCAGCGGCCCGCGTCGAGGCGCTGCCAGCGGAGGGCCGGGTCGGCGGCGATCGAGGTGACCAGGGCGCGGTCGTCGAGGGGACGACCGGAGGGAGCGATCACGTTGGCGTGACCGGCGAGGCGCTCCGCCACCGACGTCACCTCCGGTACGCGTGCGGCGCGGGCCGCCGCGCCGGCGGGCAGCGACCCGTCGGTGCCGTCCGGGACGACCTGGACGGCGGCGTCGCCGACGTCGGCCGCGGCGGACTGCTCGTACGACTGGACGAGGGCGCCCGCGCCGCCGACGGAGAGCACGAGGAACGCCACGCCGACGGCGACGGCCGAGCCGGTGAGGACGAGACGGCGCAGCTGGGCGCGGAAGTCCTTGAGGGTGAAGGTGAGGAGTGACGGGGGCATGGTGTCCACGCTAGGAGGGGGGAGGGGGCGAACACGGCCCCGCGGAGGGGGATTCGCCGTCATCCCGAAGACGCCCAGGGGGCGCCCGGCGTACCTCTCGGGGATGACCACCGCCACCTCCGTGTGGGCAATCGTCCCCTCCCCCCTCCTAGCGTGGGGGACCCCCACGCCCTTGCGGAACGCCTGCCCACAACGGGCGGGGCGCCGCCCCGGCGGAACGCATGCCCACAACGCGCGTAACGAACAAAGCAAGCACGCTTGATTGTTTCTGGTCTCGCTGGCATGCTCCTGCGCGAAGGCCCGTGACCGCCCGTCCCCCGAGGGGAGCGCACCGTGTCCGACCCCGTCGACGTCCTCGACGACCTGCGCGACGAGAGCGAGGAACTCGACGCTCTTGTCGCAGAGTTGATCGAGGAGCAGTGGGGCGCCCAGACCCCCGCCCCCGGCTGGACGATCGCCCATCAGATCGCCCACCTCGCCTGGACCGACCACGCCGCCCTCCTCGCCGCCACCGACGCCGACGCCTTCGCCGCCGAGACCGCGAAGGCCGTCGCCGCCCCCGACCGCTGGGTCGACGAGGGCGCCGAGGAAGGCGCCAAGGTGCCGCCCGCCGAGCTCCTCGCCCGCTGGCGCACCGGCCGCGAGCAGCTCCAGGAGGCCCTGCGCGCCGTCCCGCCCGGGGCCAGGTTCCCCTGGTACGGGCCGCCGATGAGCGCCCCCGCCATGGCCACCGCCCGGCTGATGGAGACCTGGGCGCACGGCCAGGACGTCGCCGACACCCTGAACATCGTCCGCACGCCCACCGCCCGGCTCCGGCACGTCGCCTGGATCGGCCACCGGGCCCGCGACTACGCCTTCCTGGTGCGGGGCATCCCGGCGCCCGCCGAGCCGTTCCGCGTCGAACTGGAAGCACCCGACGGCGGGTTGTGGACGTACGGCCCCGAGGGCGCCGCCCAGCGCGTCACCGGACCGGCCCTCGACTTCTGTCTGCTCGTCACCCAGCGCCTCCACCGCGACGACACCGCCCTGGTCGCCGAGGGCGCGGACGCCGAGCGCTGGCTCGGCATCGCCCAGGCCTTCGCGGGCCCGGCAGGTGGCGGCCGCGCACCGCACGGAGCCCCGGAATGATCCGTATCGGCAACGCCTCCGGCTTCTACGGCGACCGCTTCGACGCCGTCCGCGAGATGCTCACCGGCGGTGAACTCGACGTCCTCACCGGCGACTACCTCGCCGAGCTCACCATGCTCATCCTCGGCCGCGACCAGCTCAAGGACCCCACGGCCGGGTACGCGAAGACCTTCCTGCGCCAGATGGAGGAGGGCCTCGGCCTCGCCCACGAGCGCGGCGTCCGGATCGTCGCCAACGCGGGCGGCCTCAACCCCGCCGGCCTCGCCGACGCCCTGCGCGCCCTCGCCGCCCAGCTCGGCCTGCCGACCCGGATCGCGCATGTCGAGGGCGACCTGCTGCCCGCCCGCGACGGCGCCCTCACCGCCAACGCCTACCTCGGCGGCGCCGGCATCGCCGCCTGCCTCGCCGCGGGCGCCGACGTCGTCGTCACCGGCCGCGTCACCGACGCCGCCCTCGTCACCGGGCCCGCGCAGTGGCACTTCGGCTGGGGCCCGGAGGCGTACGACGAGCTCGCGGGCGCGGTCGTCGCCGGGCACGTCCTGGAGTGCGGCACCCAGGCCACCGGCGGCAACTACGCTTTCTTCCGGGGCCATGACGTGCGCCGCCCCGGCTTCCCGGTCGCCGAACTCCACGCCGACGGGTCCTCCGTCATCACCAAGCACCCGGGCACCGGCGGCCTCGTCGACGTCGGCACGGTCACCGCCCAGCTCCTCTACGAGACCGCCGGCGCCCGCTATGCGGGACCCGACGTGACCGCCCGCCTCGACTCCGTACGGCTCACCCAGGACGGCCCCGACCGGGTCCGCGTCGAGGGCGTACGGGGAGAGGCCCCGCCTCCCGCCCTCAAGGTCGGGCTCAGCAGGCTCGGCGGCTTCCGCAACGAGGTCGTCTTCGTCCTCACCGGCCTCGACATCGAGGCCAAGGCGGACCTGCTCCAGGAGCAGATCGCCGACGCCCTCGCGAAGAACCCGCCCGCCGAGGTCCGCTGGGAACTCTCCCGCACCGACCGCCCCGACGCGGCTACCGAGGAGACCGCGAGCGCCCTGCTCCGTCTCGTCGTCCGCGACCGGGACCCCGACAAGGTCGGCCGCACCGTCACCGGGGCCGCCGTCGAACTGGCCCTCGCGAGCTACCCCGGCTTCCACGTCACCGCCCCGCCCGGCAAGGGCGCCCCCTACGGGGTCTTCGAGAGCACGTACGTGCCCCAGGGCGAGGTCCCGCACACGGCGGTCCTCCCCGACGGGACCCGCAGGGAGCTCCCCGTACCCCCGAGGACCCGCGGCCTGGTACCCGTACCCGACCCGGACCTCCCACCGCCGCTCCCCGAGGGGCCCACCCGGAGAGCACCCCTCGGCCGGATCGCCGGGGCCCGCAGCGGCGACAAGGGCGGCGACGCGAACGTCGGCGTGTGGGTGCGGACGGAGGAGGAGTGGCGCTGGCTGGCCCACACCCTGACCGTGGAGAAGGTGAAAGAACTCCTCCCGGAGACACGTGACTTGGAAGTTGTGAGGCATTTGCTGCCGAACCTGCGGGCCCTCAACTTCACGATTGCCGGACTGCTCGGCGATGGCGTCGCCTCGCAGTCCCGCTTCGATCCTCAAGCCAAGGCCTTGGGCGAATGGCTTCGTTCCCGGCGCTTGGACGTACCGGAGGAACTGCTTTGAACCCTCTCCCTCGGCGAGCGAGGGAGATTCCTGGCTCACGCTGCTCGGTTGCTCAGCAAGCATCCGAGTCTGACGCGATCAGTGCCAGTCGGGTTGGAACCAGCCCGATTTCCCCAAACGAGGAGGTTGTTGTGCCAGCTTGGTTCTCGCGAAGCACAACGCGACTTTACCACCGGGCGCAGGGGGTTCAGTGACCTTCATCACTTCCGCCCTCGACACCGGCGGGCCCGACCACGCCGCCCACCGCGCGGCCATGCTGGACAAGCTCGCCGCCCTCGACGCCGAACACGCCAAGGCGCTCGCCGGCGGCGGCGAGAAGTACACCGCCCGCCACCGGAAGCGCGGCAAGCTCCTCGCCCGCGAGCGGATCGAGCTGCTCGTCGACCCGGACAGCCCGTTCCTCGAACTCTCCCCGCTCGCCGCCTGGGGCAGCGACTACACCGTCGGGGCTTCCCTGGTGACCGGCATCGGGGTCGTCGAGGGCGTCGAGTGCCTGATCACCGCCAACGACCCGACCGTGCGCGGCGGCGCCTCCAACCCGTGGACGCTGAAGAAGGCCCTGCGGGCCAACGAGATCGCGTACGCCAACCGGCTGCCCGTCATCTCGCTCGTCGAGTCCGGCGGCGCCGACCTGCCCTCCCAGAAGGAGATCTTCATCCCGGGCGGGGCGCTCTTCCGCGACCTCACCCGGCTCTCCGCCGCCGGCATCCCGACGATCGCGGTCGTCTTCGGGAACTCGACGGCGGGCGGCGCCTACGTCCCCGGCATGTCCGACCACGCCGTGATGATCAGGGAGCGGTCGAAGGTGTTCCTCGGCGGGCCGCCGCTGGTGAAGATGGCGACGGGCGAGGAGAGCGACGACGAGTCGCTCGGCGGCGCCGAGATGCACGCCCGCACCTCCGGTCTCGCCGACCACTACGCCGTCGACGAGGCCGACGCGATCCGCCAGGCCCGCCGGATCGTCGCCCGTCTCAACCACCGCAAACACCATGCGGACCCGGGCCCGGTGGAGCCGCCGAAGTACGACGAGGAAGAACTCCTCGGGATCGTCCCCGGCGACCTCAAGACGCCCTTCGACCCGCGCGAGGTGATCGCCCGGATCGTCGACGGCTCGGACTTCGACGAGTTCAAGCCGCTGTACGGGACGTCGCTGACCACGGGCTGGGCGCGGCTCCACGGCTATCCGGTCGGCATCCTCGCCAACGCGCAGGGCGTCCTGTTCTCCGCGGAGTCGCAGAAGGCCGCCCAGTTCATCCAGCTCGCCAACCAGCGCGACATCCCGCTCGTCTTCCTCCACAACACCACCGGCTACATGGTCGGCAAGGAGTACGAGCAGGGCGGCATCATCAAGCACGGCGCGATGATGATCAACGCGGTGTCGAACTCCCGCGTGCCCCACCTCTCCGTCCTCATGGGGGCGTCGTACGGAGCCGGGCACTACGGCATGTGCGGCCGCGCCTACGACCCGCGCTTCCTCTTCGCCTGGCCGAGCGCGAAGTCCGCCGTCATGGGCCCGCAGCAGCTCGCCGGTGTCCTCTCCATCGTGGCGCGCGCCTCCGCCGCCGCGAAGGGACAGCCGTACGACGACGAGGCCGACGCCGGGCTGCGCGCCCTGGTGGAGGCGCAGATCGAGTCCGAGTCGCTGCCGATGTTCCTCTCCGGCCGGCTCTACGACGACGGGGTCATCGACCCCCGCGACACCCGCACGGTCCTCGGACTGTGCCTCTCCGCGATCCACACGGCACCGGTCGAGGGCGCGCGCGGCGGCTTCGGCGTCTTCCGAATGTGAGGCACTGATGATGCAGACCGTACTGGTCGCGAACCGGGGCGAGATCGCCTGCCGGGTCTTCCGCACCTGCCGTGAGCTGGGCATCTCCACCGTCGCCGTGTACTCCGACGCGGACGCGGGCGCGCTGCACGTCCGGGAGGCCGACGCGGCGGTACGACTGCCGGGGGCCGCGCCCTCGGAGACGTACCTGCGCGGCGATCTGGTCGTGAAGGCGGCGCTCGCGGCGGGCGCCGACGCCGTCCACCCCGGGTACGGCTTCCTCTCCGAGAACGCCGACTTCGCGCGCGCCGTGACCGACGCCGGCCTGATCTGGATCGGCCCGCCGCCGGAGGCGATCGAGGCGATGGCGTCGAAGACCCGGGCGAAGGAACTCCTCGGGATCGAGCCGCTCACGGACATCACCGAGGCCGATCTGCCCGTCCTGGTGAAGGCGGCGGCGGGCGGCGGCGGCCGGGGCATGCGGATCGTACGGGAACTCTCTTCTCTGGAAGGTGAGTTGCGGGCGGCTTCGGCCGAGGCGGCGAGCGCGTTCGGGGACGGCGAGGTGTTCGTCGAGCCGTACGTGGAGAACGGCCGGCACGTCGAGGTGCAGCTCCTCTGCGACACCCACGGCACGGTCTGGGCGCTCGGCACCCGCGACTGCTCCCTCCAGCGCCGGCACCAGAAGGTGATCGAGGAGGCGCCCGCGCCCGGTCTGCCCGCCGCGCTCGAAGCGCAGCTCCTCGACACGGCCGTCCGGGCCGCGAAGGCCGTCGGGTACGTGGGCGCGGGCACGGTCGAGTTCCTCGTCGCGGGCGGGCGGGCGCACTTCCTGGAGATGAACACCCGCCTCCAGGTCGAGCACCCGGTGACGGAGGAGGTGTACGGGGTCGACCTGGTCGGGCTCCAGCTCGCCGTCGCCGAGGGCCACCCGCTTCCCCCCGAGCCCCCGGCCCCGCGCGGCCACGCGGTCGAGGCCCGGCTCTACGCCGAGGACCCGGCGCGGGGCTGGGCCCCGCAGACGGGCGTCCTGCACCGCTTCGAGGTCGCCGGGGGCGTGCGCGTCGACACCGGATACGCCTCGGGGGACACGATCGGCGTCCACTACGACCCGATGCTCGCGAAGGTGATCGTCCACGCCCCGACCCGGGAGGCGGCCCTCCGCAAGCTCGCCCACACCCTGGAGCGGGCGGTGGTCCACGGCCCGGTCACCAACAGGGACCTGCTGGTCGCGTCGCTCAGGCACCCGGAGTACGCGTCGCAGGGGGCTCTCGACACGGGCTTCTACGACCGGAACCTGCCCGCGCTGACGACCCCGGCGCAGGGCGGGGAGTACGCGGCGGTGGCGGCGGCCCTCGCCGAGGCGTCGTCCCGCAGGAGCCGCTTCGGCGGTGGCTGGCGCAATCTCCGCTCGCAGGACGAGACGAGGACGTACGGGGACCACGAGGTCCGCTACCGGCCGACGAGGGACGGAGGCTACGAGGTCACGTCGCCGGAGGGCGTACGCGTGGTGCAGGCCGGGCCCGGCTCCGTGAGCCTGGAAGTGGCGGGAGTCGTCCGGCACTTCGAGGTCGCCGCGTACGAGGACACCGTCCACGCGGGCGGCCACCGCCTCACCGTCCGGCCCCGCTTCACCGACCCGCGCGACCAGTCGGCACCCGGCTCCCTGCTCGCCCCGATGCCCGGCACCGTCGTCCGGGTCGCGGACGGCCTCGCCGTCGGCGACCGGGTCACCGCCGGACAGCCGCTGCTCTGGCTGGAGGCCATGAAGATGGAGCACCGGGTCGTCGCCCCCGCCTCCGGCACGCTCACCGCACTCCACGCCGTGCCCGGCCGCCAGGTCGAGGTGGGCGCCCTGCTCGCCGTCGTACAGGAAGCCGTACAGGAAGCCGTACCGGAAGCCGTGCAGCAAGCCGTACCGGAAGCCGTACAGGAACACGCCCCGTCCGAAGCACAGGAGGAAGACCCCGCATGAGCACCCTCATCGATTCCCCCGAGCACACCGCGCTGCGCGCCGCCGTCTCCGCGCTCGGCCACCGCCACGGCCCCGGCTTCGACCGGGCCGAGCTGTGGGCCGAGGCGGGCAAGCTCGGCTACCTGGGCGTGAACCTCCCCGAGGAGTACGGCGGCGGGGGCGGCGGCATGGCCGAGCTGTCGATCGTCCTGGAGGAGGCGGGCGCGGCCGGCGCGCCGCTGCTCATGATGGTCGTCTCGCCCGCGATCTGCGGCACGGTCATCGCCCGCTTCGGGACGGAGGAGCAGAAGCGGGCGTGGCTGCCGGGGCTCGCGGACGGTTCGAGGACGATGGCGTTCGGGATCACGGAGCCCGACGCGGGCTCGAACTCGCACCGCATCACGACCACGGCCACGCGCACGGAGGAGGGCTGGGTCCTGAACGGGCGGAAGGTCTTCGTCTCGGGCGTGGACATCGCGGATGCGACGCTGATCGTGGGCCGCACGTCGGACGCCCGCACGGGCAGCCTGAAGCCCTGCCTCTTCATCGTCCCGCGCGACGCCCCCGGTTTTGAGCGCCGTCACATCGAGATGGAACTGGACGCGAACGAGAAGCAGTTCGAGCTGACCCTCGACGATGTGCACCTCCCCTCCGAGGCGCTGGTCGGCGACGAGGACGCGGGGCTGCTGCAGCTCTTCGCGGGCCTGAACCCGGAGCGGATCATGACGGCGGCCTTCGCGATCGGAATGGGCCGGTACGCCCTCGCGCAGGCGGTGAAGTACGCGAAGGAGCGCCAGGTCTGGAAGGCCCCGATCGGCGCCCACCAGGCCATCGCCCACCCGCTCGCCCAGGCCCACATCGAGCTCGAACTGGCCCGCCTGATGATGGCGAAGGCGGCGCACCTCTACGACGCGGGCGACGACATGGGCGCGGGCGAGGCCGCGAACATGGCGAAGTACGCGGCGGCGGAGGCCTGCGTGAAGGCCGTGGACACCGCCGTCCACACCCTCGGCGGCAACGGCCTCACCAAGGAGTTCGGCCTGGCCCGCCTGGTCACGGCGGCCCGGGTGGCGAGGATCGCGCCCGTCAGCCGGGAGATGATCCTGAACTACGTCTCCCACCAGACGCTGGGCCTGCCCAAGTCGTACTGAGCGAGCCGGGGGTCCTCGCGCTCCTCGGGCAGGGCGGCGACCTCGTCGATCCACTGCCGGACC
This is a stretch of genomic DNA from Streptomyces sp. R44. It encodes these proteins:
- a CDS encoding FtsX-like permease family protein, producing the protein MPPSLLTFTLKDFRAQLRRLVLTGSAVAVGVAFLVLSVGGAGALVQSYEQSAAADVGDAAVQVVPDGTDGSLPAGAAARAARVPEVTSVAERLAGHANVIAPSGRPLDDRALVTSIAADPALRWQRLDAGRWPEGPGEVVLDRDSAERVGAAPGGTVRVTRADGGTADVRLTGLLDTSASAALGSQPAIGVPYAQVKTYATGVRATHLDLSVAQGADPLAVAKAARKALGGTVSAYTHDGAVGNALQGARTLHAVVMTAALSFVLIAMAVARMVVTNTFSVVLAQRARQLALLRCVGTDRDQLLRIIRRQGLMLGALASTAGLVAGAAACALGTTVINGLADLGPIEVSLVPGPWTFALAGVFGVLLTLWAVRKPARAAAAVPPVAALAASGSAKLPEPGSRAVREAVSVLMLVAGAGLLVLGAFGGSPLSLLLVTLGAILTFFAVLRYARYLLPPLVGLLGLALRRPFGTVGRLSVQQLRADARRTAAASSAMLVGVTVAVSAVTAIGAAGGGLDSMLASRMPAVFALDTDTGRVPADAIAALRAERALTVTPVRTATLTVDGRKTVVAAADPAGLNPDAEGVGAARALKDGEAIALAQRRELTVSGTRLTVVTGAAALPVSLYPEAAVYVTGPTLDRLAPHASTVSTVLLNPAGDTGHDAARAAVERALATHPEIRIADTGSDADLIRSLLDRMMLVVTVLLGFSIAIAALGVAATLMLTVEERTREFGMLRAIGLAGEQLRRMLTLESVLLALTGALAGTLLGLLYGTLAARSVLAGHVSPLEALASSGGTALTILAILAATVLTGVAASVLPARRVRRMVVVDALQAA
- a CDS encoding TIGR03084 family metal-binding protein produces the protein MSDPVDVLDDLRDESEELDALVAELIEEQWGAQTPAPGWTIAHQIAHLAWTDHAALLAATDADAFAAETAKAVAAPDRWVDEGAEEGAKVPPAELLARWRTGREQLQEALRAVPPGARFPWYGPPMSAPAMATARLMETWAHGQDVADTLNIVRTPTARLRHVAWIGHRARDYAFLVRGIPAPAEPFRVELEAPDGGLWTYGPEGAAQRVTGPALDFCLLVTQRLHRDDTALVAEGADAERWLGIAQAFAGPAGGGRAPHGAPE
- a CDS encoding acyclic terpene utilization AtuA family protein: MIRIGNASGFYGDRFDAVREMLTGGELDVLTGDYLAELTMLILGRDQLKDPTAGYAKTFLRQMEEGLGLAHERGVRIVANAGGLNPAGLADALRALAAQLGLPTRIAHVEGDLLPARDGALTANAYLGGAGIAACLAAGADVVVTGRVTDAALVTGPAQWHFGWGPEAYDELAGAVVAGHVLECGTQATGGNYAFFRGHDVRRPGFPVAELHADGSSVITKHPGTGGLVDVGTVTAQLLYETAGARYAGPDVTARLDSVRLTQDGPDRVRVEGVRGEAPPPALKVGLSRLGGFRNEVVFVLTGLDIEAKADLLQEQIADALAKNPPAEVRWELSRTDRPDAATEETASALLRLVVRDRDPDKVGRTVTGAAVELALASYPGFHVTAPPGKGAPYGVFESTYVPQGEVPHTAVLPDGTRRELPVPPRTRGLVPVPDPDLPPPLPEGPTRRAPLGRIAGARSGDKGGDANVGVWVRTEEEWRWLAHTLTVEKVKELLPETRDLEVVRHLLPNLRALNFTIAGLLGDGVASQSRFDPQAKALGEWLRSRRLDVPEELL
- a CDS encoding acyl-CoA dehydrogenase family protein — encoded protein: MTVVDAPAFVTADHLRAAAARHAEEAERTGRLHPEVVGAMTAVGLARHFVPRRWGGTAGGFVELLDTVAGAGAACASTAWCAVLLAAHGRLAAHLPSEGQREVWGDSPDVRVAAAIVPPAGRLVRAPGGWSLSGEWAFASGIEHADWVLLASLDHSGAGAPAYRVLAVPREEVGIRRTWDAVGLRATGSHSVTVDGVYVPEHRTFLREALVAGVAGADAAPCHRVPYQLVAALLFALPALGAARGALDAWTGLVGPRRLPDGRPLTGDPTVQQTLARCSAEIEAARLLLETAATRADGRAAGETGTAFGPRDATLAAALDPRDLVVAAALNQRDVALAVDLLTGAVERLMRTGGARGLHAGGGLERAWRDIHAIAAHAALQPAPAPAAYAATVFPPAV
- a CDS encoding TetR family transcriptional regulator, with product MTYDLVLGAAAAEFALHGFAGTNLADITARTGLTKGALYGHFSSKADLAGELTRSFEAAWADALATAAGEAEESGAALPTLRRLLVGLARRVYEDVPFAAGLRLVMDTALAEGTSPAPLGELCRVVALLVRKGQEEGSVRTAHSADLLARLVVALLVGAPAVVTATDATGPAELVSEVWDLLEPALSGSRGD